The region AAGGCCCTGAATCACCACTCGACTGTTCGCCAAATAGCATAACGTGGTTGTAAACCATACCCTCCTAAAGCAAATAGCAGCTCCTTTTTCACCCAAGATAACGGTGGAAAATTAGCCTTGTGAGAATGTTTTATAGTACTGTTGCAGTAACATGAATGACGCGGTACGTGCATGCCATCAGTGACCGCTGATTCTGGAATAACCACAATGTAGTGGTACAATTGAGGCGCCACTAGACGACTCAGCCGCGTGATCATGCACCACTCTTAaagggaaaagaagaagaaaggagccCACGGACCTCGCGCTGGGACGGCGCCTGCCAGAATGCAACCAGGATGACTGCGAAGATGCCCCCGCTCTGTCTACGGAAGCTGGCCAAGACCGACCTCGTGAGCAGCGAATGCTTTGACTGCGGCGACGTGTTCGGCCACGGTAACTTCCAGCGCTGGCTTTCCGTTCTCGCGATGGCGTCCATGTGCGCGATGCACTGCCACACACTCGTCTTCCGTCTCATCTCCGGCGACGTCGACCACTGGTGCAAGCAGCCGCGGGGCGAATGGATGTCTGCTGCCTCCTGGAGGAATGCGGCGATCCCTATTGACCCCGATGGACGTTTCAGCCGGTGCACCGTCTACAAGCACCCGGGCGACCCTAACGACACGCGGGTTGTCGGCTGCGACGAGTGGGACTACGACCCGGAGCGGGAGAGGACCACCATCGTAAGCCGCTGGGACCTCGTGTGCGGCAGGCAACCGCTTCTCGCTTTGGCGCAGGCCGTCTACATCGCGGGATCGATTTTCTTCATGAGTTTCGTCGGACTCCTTGCGGACCGCTTCGGTCGACTGCCCGTGCTTCTGTCGGCGGTGGTGGCCCTGCAGCTGGCCACGCTGGGCGGATGCTTTGCAGCAGCGTACCACGTGTACGTCCTCTCAAGATTCCTCAACTCTGGCTGCGCCGCGACGGTCGCTGTGCTCTCCTCCACGCTGCTCTTTGAGGCGTCGACTCACGGGCACCGGAGCCTCCATCTGTGCGCCTCCATGACCGCCGGGTTGCTGATAGCGGAAGGGTGGTTCGCCATTGCGCGACTTCTGCGGCAGGTCGACTGGATTGTGCTGCAGAGCCTCATGCTCTCGCCAACGGTCATCACGCTTTACGCGTTCAACGCAGCACTCGAGTCGCCGCGTTGGTACATTGCCAACAAGGACATGGCCAGCGCGGAGATGGTCATGCTCACCGCAGCCAAGGAGAACCGCTTCCCTCTGGCTACCAcgatgtgcatgctggaaaggcTCAAAGATGAAACTGCCCGGATCGAGCACCGCCTCAGTTCCAAGGGAGGAGACGTTGACGGTGCACGAGAGCTGCTGCGCCACTCGTTAGTATTGTTCGGCTCAAGTTTCGCCGCAACTTTCATGATGTTCGCACTTCTGCTTCTCGAGGTCAAGGTATCGGCGGGACGTAAAGCCTGGTTCCAGTGGGTATCGAGCGGCGCAAACCTGGCGGGCTTCTCGCTACTCTACCTTGCAGCCAGGAAAGCTACATCACCACGCGTGCTGGCCGCAATCCTGGGCGTGCTCGGCTGCATCTCAGGCTTACTAAGTTACGGTTTCGTGGGAAAATACCACCTCTTAACCAGCGTGTTGTTCCCTTTGGTCAAGCCACTTGTGAATGCTTGCAACA is a window of Amblyomma americanum isolate KBUSLIRL-KWMA chromosome 4, ASM5285725v1, whole genome shotgun sequence DNA encoding:
- the LOC144129828 gene encoding solute carrier family 22 member 7-like, with translation MTAKMPPLCLRKLAKTDLVSSECFDCGDVFGHGNFQRWLSVLAMASMCAMHCHTLVFRLISGDVDHWCKQPRGEWMSAASWRNAAIPIDPDGRFSRCTVYKHPGDPNDTRVVGCDEWDYDPERERTTIVSRWDLVCGRQPLLALAQAVYIAGSIFFMSFVGLLADRFGRLPVLLSAVVALQLATLGGCFAAAYHVYVLSRFLNSGCAATVAVLSSTLLFEASTHGHRSLHLCASMTAGLLIAEGWFAIARLLRQVDWIVLQSLMLSPTVITLYAFNAALESPRWYIANKDMASAEMVMLTAAKENRFPLATTMCMLERLKDETARIEHRLSSKGGDVDGARELLRHSLVLFGSSFAATFMMFALLLLEVKVSAGRKAWFQWVSSGANLAGFSLLYLAARKATSPRVLAAILGVLGCISGLLSYGFVGKYHLLTSVLFPLVKPLVNACNILIFTSVMGIGAAPLRCATVCWSFGVGRCGGVCAALLFALPNVGHGDVLFAIAGAALFVMMLAQLSLPPKRDVLIVTSIIPVVEKKDGVEYMKNTLDMPRPKKEHHRRSHASAQSS